Proteins from one Podospora pseudocomata strain CBS 415.72m chromosome 4, whole genome shotgun sequence genomic window:
- a CDS encoding hypothetical protein (COG:O; EggNog:ENOG503NZYI): MAPRPDEADLTVGIDFGMTCTGVAVAKKHQESPRMIQQWPLPDQKSGTHNKVPSTLLYDHNHDVPTAWGFTCNNHEKIVEWFKRYLDEKYLKIMIRRARENGEEPEFETIEQVRKYYRDYMERLYKHISRNLQKNEEWRHKKVEFVFSLPATFQSLEISDALMKEIKKAGFGTGGKNHSVSWGLSEPQAAAVYTAKDGDITLRTGDVILTCDAGGGTTDFALLEQCGTAEIAELRERAIVQGINIGSTNIDLAFAKMVHGRLALARADTNAGRSHLVFHRNAEDTMMHSEEFQTWKHEFGNFSEAQFRTPRITVPIRSGGTSSTSARITDGKMNFSYSDFQGLFDPEVEGIINAIRQMLEHGAKAGVPRPVSP, from the exons ATGGCTCCAAGACCGGATGAAGCCGACTTGACGGTCGGCATCGACTTTGGCATGACGTGCACAG GCGTGGCTGTCGCCAAAAAGCACCAAGAAAGCCCCCGCATGATCCAACAATGGCCACTACCAGACCAAAAGTCCGGAACACACAACAAAGTACCGTCAACTCTGCTCTACGACCACAACCATGATGTACCAACAGCATGGGGCTTCACCTGCAATAACCACGAAAAGATTGTGGAGTGGTTCAAGCGATATCTTGATGAGAAGTATCTCAAGATCATGATCCGACGAGCCCGAGAAAACGGCGAGGAGCCCGAGTTCGAAACCATTGAACAAGTCCGTAAATATTACCGAGATTACATGGAGCGCCTCTACAAACACATCAGCAGAAACCTCCAAAAGAACGAGGAGTGGAGGCACAAGAAGGTCGAGTTCGTCTTCAGTCTTCCGGCCACCTTTCAGTCCCTCGAAATCAGCGATGCTCTCATGAAAGAAATCAAAAAGGCCGGCTTCGGAACTGGAGGAAAGAATCACAGCGTCTCATGGGGTTTGTCGGAACCTCAGGCCGCGGCAGTGTACACCGCCAAGGACGGGGACATCACCCTTCGGACTGGGGACGTCATCTTGACCTGTGATGCAGGCGGTGGTACCACTGATTTTGCCTTGCTTGAGCAGTGCGGCACTGCCGAGATTGCCGAGCTTAGAGAGCGCGCCATTGTGCAGGGTATCAACATTGGCTCAACGAACATCGATTTAGCGTTCGCAAAGATGGTCCATGGCCGGTTGGCGCTGGCAAGGGCAGACACCAATGCTGGCCGCTCTCACCTTGTCTTTCACAGGAATGCTGAGGACACAATGATGCATAGCGAAGAATTTCAGACATGGAAACATGAATTTGGCAACTTTTCAGAAGCTCAATTTCGAACGCCGAGAATAACAGTGCCCATCAGATCAGGGGGGACCTCGAGCACCTCGGCGAGGATCACAGATGGCAAGATGAACTTCTCTTA TTCCGACTTCCAAGGTCTATTTGATCCTGAAGTGGAgggcatcatcaacgccatACGTCAGATGTTGGAGCATGGTGCCAAGGCTGGTGTCCCACGCCCTGTGAGTCCCTGA
- a CDS encoding hypothetical protein (EggNog:ENOG503PH84), whose product MGNKQSKQDSIQEASTTAMPPPPAPGHPYPPRTNSIPKLDTDFLLQPPDESSIRRPWLQLNNLIDSHVQTFYTNIADIDIIAPREKIQEVLLVSGIVESTKDVDNLTELLYVPVHRKLGLRICIARAVLASIDFQNGSPEMTSLDRQVVELMSRFKTLRPERSPEEEAAIAHWRMITAFFLAPDSKHSRADLAGEIPCVNVLVNFLGLFKRHSDIANPEWAEQGTNNADQDWKGSIRTIAVHAIGIGEKLFYHPSTWTFRWCSHRKEQQREASQIVLFPALVEDVLSNSSKRRHNTIQAADISPAFVFSPNGTVIPAPEQQLDPIPAPASPSRSPSSTASRPASMGSGGGGGGGGSGGARCTPNQVISARSSRRSYFGEDSPQNHYVTVNGDTGYSTTIPPGSNVNIVVVPRRPSTSRTGSGTLVSPVVYDNRRPIVISHSPESHSRRSRRPHSASRVVYPGEDGQEYERVSRRDSANRYRTA is encoded by the coding sequence ATGGGGAATAAGCAGTCGAAGCAAGATTCAATTCAAGAGGCCAGCACTACTGCtatgccaccacctccagcgcCAGGGCATCCATATCCACCAAGGACAAACAGTATCCCCAAACTTGACACCGACTTCCTGCTACAACCGCCTGATGAAAGTTCCATCAGACGCCCGTGGCTGCAGCTCAACAATCTTATCGATTCACATGTCCAAACGTTTTACACCAACATCGCCGACATCGACATTATTGCCCCTCGCGAAAAGATACAAGAAGTCCTGCTGGTTTCAGGAATCGTTGAGAGCACCAAGGACGTTGATAACCTCACAGAATTACTTTACGTTCCGGTGCACAGGAAGCTTGGGTTGCGAATATGTATTGCCCGGGCGGTGCTTGCGAGTATCGACTTTCAGAATGGCAGCCCTGAGATGACATCTCTCGACAGACAGGTTGTGGAGCTCATGAGCCGCTTCAAGACACTGCGGCCTGAAAGAAgtccagaagaagaggctgctATCGCCCACTGGCGTATGATCACCGCCTTTTTCCTGGCCCCAGACTCGAAGCACTCAAGAGCGGATCTCGCCGGGGAGATTCCATGTGTGAACGTTCTCGTAAACTTCCTCGGGCTCTTCAAGCGACATTCGGATATTGCCAACCCGGAGTGGGCCGAACAAGGAACGAACAACGCAGACCAAGATTGGAAGGGGAGCATCAGGACCATCGCCGTCCACGCCATCGGCATTGGAGAGAAACTATTctaccacccctccacctggACCTTTCGCTGGTGCTCGCATCGCAAGGAACAACAAAGAGAAGCCTCGCAGATAGTGCTATTCCCAGCTCTTGTTGAGGACGTGCTGtcaaacagcagcaagagacGTCACAACACCATTCAGGCAGCCGACATCTCTCCTGCCTTTGTGTTCTCACCGAATGGCACCGTAATACCGGCACCAGAACAACAACTAGATCCAATACCGGCACCGGCGTCACCGAGCAGATCACCGAGCTCCACTGCCTCGAGGCCAGCCAGCATGGGatccggcggcggcggcggcggcggaggaagTGGCGGAGCACGCTGCACTCCGAACCAAGTCATTTCCGCCAGATCATCACGAAGGAGCTACTTTGGAGAAGACAGCCCTCAGAACCATTATGTGACGGTGAATGGCGATACAGGATATTCGACAACAATACCACCGGGGTCAAATGTGAATATTGTCGTTGTCCCAAGACGGCCGTCAACCTCTCGCACCGGCAGCGGCACGCTGGTCTCCCCGGTGGTGTATGATAATCGAAGACCGATAGTGATCAGTCACTCTCCCGAGTCTCATTCGAGACGCAGCAGGAGACCACACTCGGCAAGTAGGGTGGTATATCcgggggaggatgggcaAGAGTACGAGCGTGTCAGCAGGAGGGATAGCGCCAATCGATATCGGACAGCATAA
- a CDS encoding hypothetical protein (EggNog:ENOG503NYEP; COG:I; COG:Q), whose amino-acid sequence MALLAAIKDAGLGTRHAALAIAFLLGSVIAHYLFRGYQVRKTFKDLEKQGIPIMKHSWILGHLEIVGRLLKDLPSDAHGNYLPILILENWRELFPQCENRPPVLYLDMWPFAQPFLLPLLLPIAVQFTQDHSLPKAHEQNKILQPLTKNKDLSTMDGNEWKVWRKRLNVGFSIQNITNRIPDMLDEVEKFYDKLEAKAGRNGEWGPVFQMELQTTKLAMDMIFRFFFGKQVHARLAHVQPALEDAVMDTIRRFVFFHHIGNFLVEHSPWRKFKLWKNYQTLMAGLGPVLQQRLGELTADDKSRAKVADTVVDALIQGVMEDRDAGLVNTSDRDFLELAVGQVGMFIFAGHDTTASAICWVLHLLSKHPEVLEKVRAEHDAVLGPDPNAAASVLRAKPELINALTYTNAVMKEAMRVHTNVGTMRRGEPGFYLTGPAGSGYDGVKFPCGEGWVVWDNTFALHRDPEQWPRVHEFIPERFLITDENDPMHPPKNGWRFFELGPRNCIGQHLAMVEIKMALVLVLRRLDLEAAWDEWDAKRALKGKKTPMIWGDRCYHAGGESPPHVKDHMPVRIRLRQ is encoded by the exons atggcgttGTTGGCAGCAATCAAAGACGCGGGCCTCGGCACCCGCCATGCCGCGCTCGCCATTGCCTTCTTGCTGGGATCGGTTATCGCTCACTATCTCTTCCGAGGCTATCAGGTAAGAAAGACATTCAAGGATCTCGAAAAGCAAGGTATA CCAATTATGAAACATTCATGGATACTTGGCCATCTCGAAATCGTCGGCAGACTCCTCAAGGACCTGCCCTCGGACGCCCACGGCAATTACCTCCCGATTCTCATACTCGAAAACTGGCGCGAACTCTTCCCTCAATGCGAGAACCGACCACCGGTCCTCTACCTCGACATGTGGCCCTTTGCCCAGCCATTCTTGTTGCCCCTCCTGCTGCCCATCGCGGTCCAATTCACCCAAgaccactccctccccaaggCTCACGAGCAAAACAAGATCCTACAACCCCTGACAAAGAACAAGGACCTCTCAACCATGGACGGAAACGAGTGGAAAGTCTGGCGGAAGAGGCTGAATGTAGGGTTCTCGATTCAGAACATCACGAACCGCATCCCCGACATGCTGGACGAAGTGGAGAAGTTTTACGACAAGCTCGAAGCCAAAGCTGGGAGGAATGGCGAGTGGGGCCCGGTCTTCCAGATGGAGTTGCAGACGACGAAGCTGGCGATGGATATGATCTttcgcttcttcttcggcaagCAAGTCCATGCCAGACTGGCCCATGTCCAGCCAGCCCTCGAAGATGCTGTCATGGACACGATTCGGAGATTTGTCTTTTTTCACCACATCGGCAACTTTCTGGTCGAACACAGCCCTTGGAGGAAGTTCAAGTTGTGGAAGAATTACCAGACTTTGATGGCAGGATTGGGCCCCGTCCTGCAACAGCGACTGGGCGAGTTGACCGCCGACGATAAGTCCCGAGCCAAGGTTGCCGACACCGTCGTGGACGCCCTGATACAAGGAGTCATGGAAGATCGCGACGCAGGGTTGGTCAACACATCGGACCGGGATTTCTTGGAATTGGCAGTTGGGCAAGTCGGCATGTTCATCTTTGCTGGACACGACACGACTGCGAGCGCTATTTGCTGGGTTCTCCACTTGCTATCGAAACATCCCGAGGTCTTGGAAAAGGTCAGGGCTGAGCACGACGCAGTTCTTGGGCCCGACCCGAATGCTGCCGCCAGCGTGCTGCGCGCGAAGCCGGAGTTGATCAACGCGCTCACTTACACTAACGCTGTCATGAAAGAGGCTATGAGAGTACATACTAACGTCGGCACTATGCGGAGGGGCGAGCCCGGTTTCTATCTCACAGGGCCAGCCGGGAGCGGATATGATGGGGTGAAATTCCCTTGCGGGGAAGGGTGGGTGGTATGGGATAACACCTTTGCGCTGCACAGAGACCCGGAGCAGTGGCCAAGGGTGCATGAGTTCATACCAGAGAGATTCCTGATCACGGACGAGAACGATCCTATGCACCCACCAAAGAACGGCTGGAGGTTCTTCGAGCTCGGGCCGAGGAACTGCATCGGGCAGCAtctggcgatggtggagatcAAGATGgcgctggtgctggtgttgcgGAGGTTGGATCTGGAGGCTGCTTGGGATGAGTGGGATGCTAAGAG GGCCCTcaagggaaagaagacgCCCATGATATGGGGTGACAGGTGTTATCATGCTGGGGGGGAGTCGCCGCCTCACGTCAAGGACCACATGCCGGTTCGCATTCGATTGAGGCAGTAG
- a CDS encoding hypothetical protein (MEROPS:MER0000320; EggNog:ENOG503NYGQ; COG:S) encodes MMTLTTQDLPPAQSVEVDDSDEEYDDGPAHNPFHSFAIIQKDPTKEAFDQILADAESNKLRLGDKAYREAFKQKYQQYFEGRVAPENQTLLHLVANRVGHRGLTLLLIKNSPQLLSVADDNGKTPLWIAITRKNENVLRAIVEKFSGDLDSLLARTCDHGRNSIHAAIIHNLPEQHTLNLIQRASKGTLCAGDYDGLTPLHLAIQYDRCSASQQRIVEALLQRADECLDQFTINPSQLSVYEYHYYTRADAERKTGLLAGQAGEPNGTSQSSNQNRGKSPSGRVGHLPDNVPHLHNVESSRGRTTNHAPGKKGGDVEPQRGREAIREQSNAPSTRNMDPPPPGPINGVKRDVNREWADRIIQGIKLHYLRSTFPTPDRPQPRDQSQALRFLHGSNIQDWNLYFDYSKAASPVTRKNFEQSFAHMRFDSVLRYVAFNKIELDSPGNNTSKLHAKRLAQQPRPGRGRVDLVFFFNWLREKSVKHILKVVVDDWPERPHSDKAIEDSLKHFEIESLEWRKSDICPETLFVACQHVRHLHLWWSGNRAVLRAWSEPDGLVRLEKLKTIHLLWNSAEVLEPADRIQSYVEDFKRRLRKAVRNYELEKQGITTAARPQNDKAVPVPGIRRTVTGDRPAMDGPVRTVTVEAIEENFSRGDSGSSSGTRAKPMRVANQRNLSAHKWLNCMDAFADGIQGVEVPATQHKLLLKDITVALIDDGVNIDTSSIGGKVIGGATFDRGEPDENGPSPYFISASGHGTVMADMICRVCPTAKLYVFKLETHLSPDSLVDGQTHNQIVARSATQSIDAAVARGVDIISISWTVKKPKERERDADLKDLGDAIKRALDAGILVFCAAGDAGNFSDEEYPYEFDRSRIIRIGAATDDGRPWERSGDTHNLNFIFPGCSVVSRHETINSSIPSHFQENTGSSVATALAAGLAALVLHVVRLAAIFGENERERVKSGGGGTAVNGVGSGAAGPVVEAGRLASLKDHRNMKLVFQKMGVDREIGKFIEVWEYFEGPTEGLRMGGKAPEVVTGLAVRFVSSMKL; translated from the exons ATGATGACTCTAACCACCCAAGACCTTCCACCTGCCCAGAgtgttgaagttgacgacagcgacgaggagTACGACGACGGACCGGcccacaaccccttccatTCATTTGCGATCATTCAAAAAGACCCAACAAAAGAAGCGTTTGACCAGATTCTCGCTGATGCTGAATCCAATAAGCTGAGATTGGGCGACAAAGCGTACAGAGAAGCCTTCAAGCAGAAGTATCAGCAGTACTTTGAAGGGCGTGTTGCACCGGAAAATCAaacactcctccaccttgttGCCAACAGAGTGGGCCACAGAGGTCTCACCCTGCTTCTTATCAAGAACAGCCCACAGCTTCTCTCCGTGGCCGACGACAATGGCAAAACACCTCTCTGGATTGCCATCACCAGGAAAAACGAAAATGTTTTGCGCGCCATCGTGGAAAAGTTCAGCGGAGATCTGGACAGCCTGCTAGCTAGAACATGCGACCACGGCAGAAACAGCATCCATGCTGCCATAATCCACAATCTCCCCGAACAACATACTTTGAATCTTATACAGAGAGCCTCCAAGGGCACTCTTTGCGCCGGAGACTATGATGGCCTGACTCCCTTGCATCTTGCCATTCAGTACGACCGCTGTTCTGCTAGCCAGCAGCGGATTGTTGAGGCTTTGCTGCAGAGAGCAGATGAATGCTTGGACCAGTTCACTATCAATCCCTCACAACTGTCTGTCTACGAATATCACTACTATACACGGGCGGATGCTGAACGAAAAACGGGCTTGCTGGCGGGCCAGGCTGGTGAGCCGAACGGGACCTCTCAATCTTCAAATCAGAACCGGGGAAAATCTCCGTCTGGTCGAGTCGGTCATCTTCCAGATAACGTACCTCACCTGCATAATGTGGAAAGTTCTCGGGGCCGCACGACAAACCATGCCCCCGGCAAGAAGGGGGGCGATGTTGAACCTCAGCGAGGACGAGAGGCGATCCGTGAACAGTCCAATGCCCCATCAACAAGAAATATGGACCCACCTCCGCCGGGACCTATCAATGGAGTTAAACGTGATGTGAACAGGGAGTGGGCAGACAGGATCATCCAGGGTATCAAACTGCATTACCTTCGGTCCACGTTCCCGACACCAGATCGTCCTCAACCGCGGGATCAGAGCCAGGCACTGCGATTTCTCCACGGGTCCAACATCCAGG ATTGGAACTTGTATTTTGATTACTCCAAAGCAGCTTCACCAGTCACCCGCAAGAACTTTGAACAGAGCTTCGCTCATATGCGTTTTGACAGCGTCCTAAGATATGTCGCCTTCAACAAGATCGAGCTGGACAGCCCCGgaaacaacaccagcaaaCTCCACGCCAAACGTCTTGCACAGCAGCCAAGGCCTGGCCGCGGCCGGGTGGACCTCGTCTTCTTTTTCAACTGGCTTCGGGAGAAGTCTGTCAAGCATATCCTCAAGGTCGTGGTCGACGATTGGCCCGAAAGACCTCACAGTGACAAGGCCATAGAAGACTCCCTAAAGCACTTTGAGATTGAGAGTCTCGAGTGGCGGAAATCGGACATCTGTCCAGAAACACTTTTTGTCGCCTGTCAACATGTCCGCCATCTGCACTTGTGGTGGAGTGGAAACAGGGCTGTCCTGCGGGCATGGAGCGAACcggatgggttggtgaggcTTGAGAAACTCAAGACTATCCACTTGTTGTGGAACTCCGCGGAAGTCCTAGAGCCAGCTGACCGCATCCAATCTTACGTGGAGGACTTCAAGCGCCGGTTACGAAAAGCCGTCCGGAATtatgagctggagaagcaaGGTATCACTACTGCTGCTCGACCGCAGAATGACAAGGCTGTTCCCGTTCCTGGGATTCGCCGGACTGTTACCGGAGACCGTCCCGCCATGGATGGGCCTGTTCGGACAGTCACTGTTGAGGCCATCGAGGAGAACTTTTCGCGGGGGGACAGTGGCTCATCTTCCGGCACCCGCGCTAAGCCCATGCGTGTAGCAAACCAGAGGAATCTGTCTGCCCACAAGTGGCTCAACTGCATGGACGCCTTTGCCGATGGGATCCAAGGTGTCGAGGTGCCTGCAACTCAGCACAAGCTACTGCTAAAAGACATCACTGTTGCTCtgattgatgatggagtTAATATCGATACTTCCTCTATCGGGGGTAAAGTCATTGGCGGAGCGACCTTTGACCGTGGCGAGCCAGATGAGAACGGCCCAAGCCCCTATTTTATCTCTGCCAGCGGCCACGGCACCGTCATGGCGGATATGATTTGCCGAGTTTGTCCAACCGCCAAACTCTACGTCTTCAAGCTGGAAACACACCTCTCCCCGGACTCCCTAGTCGATGGGCAGACTCACAACCAGATCGTAGCCAGAAGCGCCACCCAG TCTATCgacgccgccgtcgcccgCGGGGTAGACATAATCTCCATTTCCTGGACTGTGAAAAAGCCCAAAGAACGCGAGCGCGACGCCGACCTCAAAGACCTCGGAGACGCCATCAAGCGCGCTCTCGACgccggcatcctcgtcttctgcGCGGCAGGCGACGCAGGGAACTTCTCTGACGAGGAGTACCCTTACGAGTTTGATCGTAGCCGCATCATTAGAATTGGTGCCGCTACCGACGATGGCAGACCCTGGGAGAGGTCGGGTGACACCCACAATTTGAACTTTATCTTTCCGGGGTGTTCGGTTGTTTCACGGCATGAGACGATTAATAGTAGTATACCGAGTCATTTCCAGGAGAACACGGGGAGCTCGGTTGCTACAGCTCTggcggcggggttggcggcgcTGGTGTTGCATGTTGTTAGGTTGGCTGCGATATTTGGGGAGaatgagagggagagggtgaagagtggtggtgggggtacGGCGGTGAATGGGGTTGGGTCAGGGGCGgcagggccggtggtggaggcggggagATTGGCGAGTTTGAAGGATCATAGGAACATGAAGTTGGTTTTTCagaagatgggggtggaTAGGGAGATTGGAAAGTTTATTGAGGTGTGGGAGTATTTTGAGGGGCCGACGGAagggttgaggatgggggggaaggcgccggaggtggtgacggggttggcggtgaggTTTGTTTCTTCGATGAAGCTTTGA
- a CDS encoding hypothetical protein (COG:G; CAZy:AA9; EggNog:ENOG503NXCE) encodes MKAFTLVSLAASVSAHSIFQKVSVNGVDQGQLKGVRAPYSNFPIENVNHPDFACNTNIQLRDNTVIKVPAGARVGAWWGHEIGGAAGPNDPDHPIAASHKGPIQVYLAKVNNAANAGTSGLQWFKVAEQGLNNGVWAVDNMISNGGWHYFDMPSCVAPGHYLMRVELLALHSASVRGAAQFYMECAQIEITGSGTNTGSNFVSFPGAYTADHPGILVSIYDLQGRPTNGGRPYTIPGPAPLTCSGGSNPNPQPQPTSAAPNPQPTGGNGGGAGAPLYGQCGGQGYTGPTTCAQGTCVASNQWYSQCLP; translated from the exons atGAAGGCCTTCACTCTCGTCTCCCTGGCTGCGTCCGTCAGCGCCCACTCCATCTTCCAAAAGGTGTCGGTCAACGGCGTCGACCAAGGCCAGCTCAAGGGCGTCCGCGCTCCCTACAGCAACTTCCCCATCGAGAACGTCAACCACCCCGACTTTGCctgcaacaccaacatccaGCTGCGTGATAACACCGTGATCAAGGTCCCAGCCGGCGCCAGAGTCGGTGCTTGGTGGGGGCATGAAATTGGTGGTGCCGCCGGGCCCAACGACCCGGATCACCCCATCGCCGCCTCCCACAAGGGTCCCATACAGGTCTACCTCGCCAAGGTCAACAATGCTGCCAACGCCGGCACGTCCGGCCTCCAGTGGTTCAAGGTCGCCGAGCAAGGCCTCAACAACGGCGTCTGGGCTGTCGACAACATGATCTCCAACGGCGGCTGGCACTACTTCGACATGCCCAGCTGCGTCGCCCCCGGCCACTACCTCATGCGCGTCGAGCTGCTCGCCCTTCACTCCGCCAGCGTCCGCGGTGCCGCCCAGTTCTACATGGAGTGCGCCCAGATCGAGATTACTGGGTCTGGCACCAACACCGGCTCCAACTTTGTCAGCTTCCCCGGTGCTTACACCGCGGACCACCCCGGCATCTTGGTCTCCATCTATGACCTCCAGGGCCGCCCTACCAACGGCGGCCGTCCTTACACCATCCCCGGCCCTGCCCCTCTCACCTGCTCCGGTggctccaaccccaacccccagcctCAGCCGACttctgctgctcctaacCCCCAGCCTACTGGTGggaacggtggtggtgccggtgctcCTCTTTATGGCCAGTGCGGTGGTCAGGGGTATACCGGCCCTACCACCTGTGCTCAGGGTACTTGCGTGGCTTCCAACCAGTGGTACA GCCAGTGCCTCCCATAA
- a CDS encoding hypothetical protein (EggNog:ENOG503NUEU; COG:G; MEROPS:MER0033188) has product MLVRFGYHSATAFASRFNRMKSSTILAWWALTAGQGVIAARVKLHVPIVDLDYAVYEGYHNSTFNTNVFRGPAAVNFTQDVLGDEDCLFLNVFAPVRAKKLPVLVWIHGGGYGLGSAASFDFSHMAQTVNNGFVSVVIQYRLGAFGFLSSAELVENGGVPNAALHDQRFALQWVQKYIDLFGGDPDQVTISGGSAGGGSVMLLAMANNGTEGNSLFRRGIASSPYLPTQPNFDDGLPTEHYRQLARRTNCLNATSVFSCLRNADTLLLQNASSATSYSARFNQWAFIPVTDNKLIFSSPTEQLSAGKVNGEAFLAGSNSNEGYYFTPQNITSQSAFLSFVTLNYPFLSPENISSILSLYTPSPLPADTPLFETDGLNPPFATEMSAVGKGWQQAANNLYAETTFVCTAYWLVEAYGEKGWQYQFSPPGAGFHGSDNGPLLQDSKIGRSGTVMDEEFRRGFQGVWGRFVTRGVPTLDGQGRGGGGGGEGGGYGKREGGTRC; this is encoded by the exons ATGCTTGTTCGTTTTGGTTACCACTCCGCAACGGCATTCGCCTCGAGATTCAACAGAATGAAAAGCTCAACGATTTTGGCCTGGTGGGCTTTGACCGCTGGCCAGGGGGTGATTGCAGCAAGGGTGAAGCTTCATGTTCCTATTGTGGACTTGGACTATGCGGTTTACGAAGGGTATCACAACTCAACTTTCAACACCAATGTTTTCCGAGG ACCTGCCGCGGTCAACTTCACACAGGACGTACTGGGTGATGAGGACTGCCTCTTTCTCAACGTCTTTGCCCCGGTCAGGGCGAAGAAGCTGCCTGTTTTGGTATGGATTC ATGGCGGCGGCTATGGGCTCGGCTCCGCTGCTAGCTTTGACTTCTCCCACATGGCCCAGACCGTCAACAACGGCTTCGTCAGCGTTGTGATCCAATACCGCCTTGGAGCTTTTGGCTTTCTTTCGTCGGCAGAATTAGTAGAGAACGGGGGAGTTCCCAACGCTGCTCTGCACGACCAGCGGTTTGCCTTGCAATGGGTGCAGAAGTACATTGATCTGTTTGGCGGCGACCCAGACCAGGTCACAATCTCGGGCGGGTCAGCAGGCGGTGGATCAGTGATGTTGCTTGCGATGGCAAACAATGGAACAGAGGGGAACTCGTTGTTCAGACGCGGAATCGCGAGCAGTCCTTATTTGCCTACTCAACC CAACTTCGACGATGGCCTGCCAACAGAACACTACCGCCAACTCGCCCGTCGCACCAACTGCCTCAACGCCACCTCTGTCTTCTCCTGCCTCCGAAACGCTGACACGTTGCTCCTGCAAAAcgcctcctcagcaacaaGCTACTCTGCCCGGTTCAACCAGTGGGCTTTCATCCCTGTGACCGATAACAAGCTcatcttttcctcccccaccgaGCAGCTCTCTGCAGGCAAAGTCAACGGGGAGGCCTTCCTCGCTGGT AGCAACTCAAACGAGGGCTACTACTtcaccccccaaaacatcaccTCCCAATCCGCCTTTCTCTCCTTTGTCACCCTCAACTACCCTTTCCTATCCCCCGAGAACATCTCCTCCATTCTCTCCCTctacaccccctcccctctccccgccGACACTCCCCTCTTCGAAACCGACGGcctcaaccccccttttGCGACTGAGATGTCAGCAGTTGGGAAGGGCTGGCAGCAGGCAGCGAATAATTTGTATGCAGAAACAACATTTGTCTGCACGGCGTACTGGCTGGTGGAAGCGTACGGGGAGAAAGGATGGCAGTATCAGTTCTCCCCTCCAGGGGCAGGGTTTCACGGGAGTGACAACGGGCCTTTGCTGCAGGACTCCAAGattgggaggagtgggacggtgatggatgaggagtttAGACGGGGGTTtcagggggtttggggacgGTTTGTGACTAGGGGGGTGCCGACTCTGGATGGGCAGGGGAGgggcggtggcggaggcggtgagggaggggggtatgGAAAGCGGGAGGGAGGGACTCGTTGTTGA